A single window of Coleofasciculus sp. FACHB-1120 DNA harbors:
- a CDS encoding SOS response-associated peptidase: MCGRFTQSKSAETIAQAFQVNNVPLLKPRYNIAPTQLVQTVLQNTEQSQREFKMLHWGLIPRWAKDPKMGAKLINARAETVAEKPAFRAAFKQRRCLVVADGFYEWKQQDGKKQPFYCRVNDGQPFAFAGLWEHWEGEDGEEIDSCTILTTEPNEVMYPIHNRMPVILDPKDYDLWLDSQVQKPELLQPLLRPYSAEEMATYPVSTKVNKPMNDTAELINSL; this comes from the coding sequence ATGTGTGGAAGATTTACACAAAGTAAGTCCGCTGAGACAATCGCCCAAGCATTCCAGGTAAATAATGTTCCTCTCCTGAAGCCTCGTTATAATATTGCGCCAACCCAGCTAGTACAGACAGTTTTACAAAATACCGAACAGTCTCAACGAGAGTTCAAAATGTTGCATTGGGGGCTGATTCCCCGTTGGGCAAAAGATCCAAAGATGGGAGCGAAACTGATTAATGCACGGGCGGAAACGGTGGCAGAAAAACCAGCTTTTCGGGCAGCTTTTAAACAACGGCGTTGCTTAGTAGTGGCGGATGGTTTTTATGAGTGGAAGCAGCAAGACGGGAAAAAGCAGCCATTTTATTGTCGAGTGAATGATGGACAACCCTTCGCCTTTGCTGGTTTGTGGGAGCATTGGGAAGGAGAGGATGGCGAGGAAATAGATTCTTGCACGATTTTGACAACAGAACCCAATGAGGTAATGTACCCGATTCACAACCGAATGCCAGTCATTCTCGACCCAAAAGATTATGATTTGTGGTTGGATTCACAGGTGCAAAAGCCGGAGTTATTACAGCCTTTGTTGCGTCCATATTCAGCAGAAGAAATGGCGACTTATCCAGTCAGCACAAAGGTAAATAAACCAATGAATGATACGGCAGAGTTGATCAATAGCCTTTAA
- a CDS encoding DUF3616 domain-containing protein: MPESFLLSRVLIRFNGKADEPLSADLSAAALTPDGSLWVGSDETRTIERLSPVKPYIFGKHQQFFVKDFIDLFDPEGEIDIEGMDYTNHYLWFIGSHSTKRKKMKGKDLEKDLDKLATIKFEANRYLLARIPVVDGELSKSVSHPEQPDKKLTAACLQKIENSNVLIEALKEDRHLGPFLTTSIPSKENGFDIEGLAIRGDRIFIGLRGPVLRGWAIILEVEVAETAPGILTLKKIGKDGQQYKKHFVELNGLGVRELCLDGEDLIILAGPTMDLEGSLRVFRLKNALERDENSVSWQKEGELEVLFDLPFRFGSDHAEGLALFPCLGQPNSLMVVYDSPDENRVVKPNGIFADVFSLKSLPS, translated from the coding sequence ATGCCAGAAAGTTTTTTACTTAGCCGCGTACTAATTCGCTTCAACGGCAAAGCTGATGAACCTCTTAGTGCAGATTTATCGGCGGCTGCTTTGACACCTGATGGAAGCTTGTGGGTAGGTTCTGATGAAACGAGAACGATTGAGCGCTTATCCCCTGTCAAGCCATATATTTTCGGCAAACATCAGCAATTTTTCGTTAAAGATTTCATCGATTTATTCGATCCGGAAGGCGAAATCGATATTGAGGGAATGGATTATACAAACCATTATCTTTGGTTCATCGGTTCCCACAGTACAAAGCGGAAAAAAATGAAGGGCAAAGACCTTGAGAAGGATCTTGATAAACTAGCAACCATAAAGTTTGAGGCAAACCGTTATTTACTCGCCCGTATTCCTGTAGTAGACGGTGAATTATCTAAATCCGTCTCGCATCCAGAACAGCCGGATAAAAAACTAACAGCAGCCTGTCTGCAAAAGATAGAAAATAGTAACGTCCTGATAGAAGCACTCAAAGAAGATCGGCACTTAGGGCCATTTCTAACAACTTCTATTCCCTCGAAAGAAAATGGATTTGATATCGAAGGCTTAGCGATTCGGGGAGACCGGATTTTTATCGGCTTGCGGGGTCCCGTACTGAGAGGCTGGGCAATTATTTTAGAGGTAGAAGTTGCAGAAACAGCGCCAGGAATTTTAACGTTGAAGAAAATTGGGAAAGATGGGCAGCAATACAAAAAACATTTTGTAGAGTTGAATGGGTTAGGTGTGCGGGAACTGTGTCTGGATGGTGAAGACTTGATCATTTTAGCGGGACCCACGATGGATCTAGAAGGTTCGCTGAGAGTCTTCCGCCTAAAAAATGCCTTAGAGCGTGATGAAAACAGCGTATCTTGGCAGAAAGAGGGAGAGTTAGAAGTTTTGTTTGACTTGCCTTTCAGATTTGGTTCAGACCATGCGGAAGGGTTGGCACTGTTTCCCTGCTTAGGGCAACCAAATTCTCTGATGGTGGTTTATGATTCTCCTGATGAGAATAGAGTCGTGAAGCCGAATGGTATTTTTGCAGATGTCTTCAGTCTGAAGTCTCTACCTAGTTAA
- a CDS encoding SGNH/GDSL hydrolase family protein, whose protein sequence is MKKLCMASAKAAIAKPRCVLALLTLFGVLGFPNAVSAQNLNQIYVFGDSLSDVGNVLEATNGQYPPSPPYFQGRYSNGPVWADYLASKLKLKSSTETNFAYGGATTGNSRQITPGLLAQIESFKATHSSANPKALYVVWAGANDYLRGATDSTVPINNLAIAVKSLSAAGAKNIVVVNLPDLGKLPGTRTTQRSESLNVLTKKHNSGLAASLNGLRQQLNADTKITYLDVNSLYNQVTNNPKKFGFTNVTNACVSRAKICNNPNEYLFWDSIHPTTAAHKLFVELAFPALKSTLEPRAVSSSQTTVSETTVEPTIAVGGIILGAVGGGLIVTRIHGMKNKS, encoded by the coding sequence ATGAAAAAGTTGTGCATGGCGAGTGCCAAAGCAGCGATCGCAAAGCCTAGGTGCGTCCTTGCGCTTCTCACGCTCTTCGGCGTTTTGGGATTTCCGAATGCGGTTTCGGCACAAAATCTTAATCAAATTTATGTTTTTGGAGATAGCCTCTCCGATGTTGGCAATGTATTAGAGGCTACCAACGGGCAATATCCCCCAAGCCCACCCTACTTTCAAGGACGCTATTCCAATGGTCCTGTTTGGGCAGATTATCTCGCCTCTAAGCTGAAATTAAAATCTAGTACAGAGACGAACTTCGCCTACGGAGGTGCTACCACAGGCAATTCTAGGCAGATTACCCCAGGATTGCTGGCACAAATCGAGAGCTTCAAAGCAACCCATTCCTCTGCTAACCCGAAGGCTCTGTATGTTGTATGGGCTGGTGCAAATGATTACCTAAGAGGCGCTACCGACTCTACCGTGCCAATCAACAATTTAGCGATCGCGGTGAAGTCCCTCTCCGCAGCGGGTGCAAAAAATATCGTAGTCGTTAACTTACCAGATTTAGGAAAGCTTCCCGGCACGCGCACAACTCAACGTTCTGAGTCCCTCAACGTTTTAACAAAGAAGCACAACTCTGGATTAGCCGCATCCCTCAACGGCTTGCGTCAGCAACTCAATGCCGATACCAAAATCACCTATCTTGATGTCAATTCTCTTTATAATCAAGTCACTAACAATCCAAAAAAATTCGGTTTCACGAATGTAACCAACGCCTGCGTTAGCAGAGCCAAAATATGTAACAATCCAAACGAATATTTATTTTGGGACAGCATTCATCCCACGACTGCTGCCCATAAGTTATTTGTAGAGTTAGCCTTCCCAGCGCTAAAATCTACGCTCGAACCTCGCGCAGTTTCTAGCTCTCAAACTACTGTCTCTGAGACCACTGTTGAACCCACTATTGCAGTAGGTGGAATTATATTGGGTGCTGTCGGTGGCGGGTTAATCGTGACGCGCATTCATGGGATGAAAAACAAATCCTAA
- a CDS encoding GUN4 domain-containing protein, translating to MYKPEKSKLFGAALKKLLRKKNLSQREFAKRTKLQTSYVSKLVNGHIEEPRKDKRQKIAQGLGVTEQELQKITDEYSDFDIRASADALSIPLEAQITLQTERTSERRVDYTRLEALLKAGEWQKADRKTDIIMLKISGREENGWLLKENIKNFPCEDLHTINELWVKYSNGRFGFSVQKYIWQALVSSNESDLKIFQRFGDTVGWRVKCSWIVRVQNSIYAPKGHLPSLEFGVSRDYLEGLWEVEYTLTKVRSGPDGHWKARRAILPSLFSKITKCNMQ from the coding sequence ATGTACAAGCCCGAGAAATCTAAGTTATTTGGAGCTGCTCTTAAAAAGTTGCTCAGAAAAAAAAATCTGAGTCAGCGAGAGTTTGCCAAACGAACCAAGCTACAGACTAGCTACGTTAGCAAGCTTGTCAATGGTCATATTGAAGAACCTAGAAAAGATAAGCGTCAGAAGATTGCACAGGGTTTAGGAGTCACAGAACAAGAATTACAGAAAATAACTGACGAATACAGTGACTTTGATATAAGAGCATCGGCTGATGCCTTATCCATACCCCTTGAAGCGCAAATTACCTTACAAACCGAGCGGACTTCTGAAAGGAGAGTAGACTACACTCGACTAGAGGCTCTATTAAAAGCAGGTGAATGGCAAAAAGCTGATCGGAAAACCGATATTATCATGTTGAAAATATCCGGTCGAGAAGAGAATGGCTGGCTTCTCAAAGAAAACATCAAAAATTTCCCGTGTGAAGACCTACATACCATCAACGAACTCTGGGTAAAATACAGCAACGGGCGATTCGGCTTTAGTGTACAGAAGTACATCTGGCAGGCTCTTGTGAGTAGCAACGAATCAGATTTGAAGATTTTTCAGCGTTTTGGAGATACTGTAGGATGGCGTGTAAAATGCTCTTGGATTGTAAGGGTACAAAACTCTATTTATGCTCCTAAAGGGCATCTTCCAAGTCTGGAGTTTGGTGTATCTCGCGATTATTTGGAGGGATTGTGGGAAGTCGAATATACTCTAACAAAAGTGCGCTCTGGACCTGATGGTCATTGGAAGGCACGCAGGGCTATACTACCTTCTCTCTTCTCAAAAATCACAAAATGTAACATGCAGTAG
- a CDS encoding cytochrome P450, whose protein sequence is MELTNSLPKGPNTPRSLRLMKFIFQPIKYLDDYAKAYGDTFTIQGSQGTPIVYFSQPQDLQTIFNADSSQLDAGRGNSGLEFLMGDNSLLLLDGDRHQRQRQLLTPPFHGERMRAYGQIISEIAEQVMNQWTVGKPFNIRASMQEITLRVILRVVFGLDEGSRLEQLRSLVGSTLDLMSSRFNSSAFFFEFLKRDLGDWSPWGRMLRQLKQIDELIYAQIAERRAEANPNRQDILSLMMSARDEAGQPMTDIELRDELMTLLVAGHETTASALTWTLYWVDQLPQMRDKLLAELDSVDADSDPSIITKLPYLTAVCSETLRIYPIAPNTFVRVVRSPIEIGGYKLPPGALILPSIYLAHHREETYPQPKQFKPERFLERQFSQYEYLPFGGGNRRCIGMAFAMYEMKLVLATIVSRFQVSLVNKRPVIPVRRGLTLAAPEGMKMVATPRLKKPAYTPVSV, encoded by the coding sequence ATGGAACTCACGAACAGCCTACCCAAGGGGCCAAACACTCCGCGATCGCTGCGGTTAATGAAATTTATTTTTCAGCCCATCAAGTACCTGGATGATTATGCGAAAGCTTATGGTGACACCTTCACCATCCAGGGAAGTCAGGGGACTCCGATTGTGTATTTCAGCCAACCCCAAGACCTGCAAACGATTTTCAATGCTGATTCTAGTCAGTTAGACGCCGGGAGGGGGAACAGCGGGTTAGAGTTTTTAATGGGAGATAATTCTCTGCTACTGCTTGATGGCGATCGCCATCAGCGCCAACGACAACTGTTAACCCCTCCCTTTCACGGGGAACGGATGCGGGCTTACGGTCAGATTATCTCTGAAATCGCTGAGCAGGTGATGAATCAATGGACGGTTGGCAAACCCTTCAACATCCGTGCGTCGATGCAAGAAATTACCCTGCGCGTCATCTTACGGGTGGTGTTTGGACTAGATGAAGGGTCGCGTTTGGAACAACTACGCAGCTTAGTCGGTTCCACGCTGGACTTAATGAGTTCTCGCTTCAACTCCAGCGCCTTCTTTTTTGAGTTTCTTAAACGAGATTTAGGCGATTGGAGTCCTTGGGGTCGGATGCTGCGCCAACTCAAACAAATTGACGAGCTGATTTACGCTCAGATTGCGGAACGTCGAGCCGAAGCTAACCCGAATCGGCAAGATATCCTCAGCTTAATGATGTCTGCTCGTGATGAAGCGGGTCAACCGATGACGGATATCGAGTTACGCGATGAGTTAATGACTCTGCTAGTCGCCGGACATGAAACCACCGCTTCTGCGCTGACTTGGACTTTGTACTGGGTTGACCAATTACCGCAGATGCGCGACAAACTGCTCGCCGAGTTGGACTCTGTTGACGCCGACTCAGATCCAAGCATCATCACTAAACTACCCTATCTAACAGCGGTTTGCTCTGAAACGCTTCGCATCTACCCAATTGCTCCGAATACTTTTGTTCGGGTTGTGCGATCGCCTATCGAGATCGGCGGCTACAAATTGCCCCCAGGAGCGCTAATCCTCCCTAGTATCTATTTAGCCCACCACCGGGAGGAAACTTACCCCCAGCCAAAGCAATTCAAGCCAGAGCGCTTTTTAGAACGGCAATTTTCTCAATACGAGTATTTGCCCTTTGGCGGCGGGAATCGTCGCTGTATCGGGATGGCATTTGCTATGTATGAAATGAAATTGGTTCTAGCAACCATCGTGTCGCGTTTTCAAGTATCGCTTGTTAATAAGCGTCCGGTGATTCCAGTGCGTCGGGGTTTGACTTTAGCCGCACCGGAAGGCATGAAAATGGTTGCAACTCCTCGGCTGAAGAAGCCTGCATATACTCCAGTTTCCGTTTAA
- a CDS encoding AAA family ATPase has product MPRIIAILNGKGGVGKTTTAVNLAATFSEEKRVLLVDADIQGSATWWVERSQKGMGFDLAQETDPKLLGRLRKIEGYDLVVVDTPPALRSEALAAVVAIADYLVLPTPCAPMDLAVLIETVREAVMPVGIAHRVLLTKVDARSLGEALEAQNTLQELGIPACHSFVRAYKAHERAALEGVPIHQWAGKKARDAEADYRRVANEIQRDWRN; this is encoded by the coding sequence GTGCCAAGAATAATTGCTATCCTCAACGGTAAGGGAGGAGTCGGTAAAACCACTACAGCAGTCAATCTGGCTGCAACCTTCTCCGAAGAAAAACGGGTTCTTCTGGTCGATGCAGATATTCAGGGTTCGGCGACTTGGTGGGTTGAGCGTAGCCAGAAAGGAATGGGCTTCGATCTCGCTCAAGAGACAGATCCAAAACTTTTAGGTCGTTTACGTAAGATAGAAGGCTACGATTTAGTAGTGGTGGATACGCCTCCAGCATTGCGATCGGAAGCATTAGCGGCGGTAGTCGCGATCGCTGATTATCTGGTTTTACCCACGCCCTGTGCGCCGATGGATCTAGCTGTACTCATTGAGACAGTAAGAGAAGCCGTCATGCCAGTTGGAATCGCCCATCGGGTACTTCTGACGAAGGTAGATGCGCGAAGTTTGGGGGAAGCACTGGAGGCTCAAAACACACTTCAAGAGCTAGGAATTCCTGCTTGCCATAGCTTCGTCCGTGCCTACAAAGCCCACGAACGAGCGGCTCTTGAGGGGGTGCCAATTCATCAATGGGCGGGGAAAAAGGCACGGGATGCGGAAGCAGACTATCGCCGCGTGGCTAATGAAATACAGCGTGATTGGAGAAACTAA
- a CDS encoding site-2 protease family protein encodes MNGTIRVGNLFGIPFNVHPTWFFVLAWVTVSYGSGLAAQFPGLGGGLPWLLGLIAALLLFASVLAHELGHSFVAIKQGIEVKSINLFLFGGLASLEKESKTPAGAFWLAIAGPLVSLALFGLISAIGFTTSISGPFGAILGVLGYVNLVLALFNLIPGLPLDGGNILKALVWKITGNLYKGVVFAGRAGQVIGWIAIASGLVPLLLGGGLNFWNLLIGWFLLQNAGRATQAARVQEQLAALTAEDAVMTDSPIVSESLSLREFVNEFIIGKSEASRFLVTNEEGQLVGAIAVDDLKAVPTSQWTEISVAQLTKPVEFSTTVKSDQSLLEVVTLLEQEKLTQLPVIRENGVLVGLLEKASILNLLQRRAQANPA; translated from the coding sequence ATGAACGGCACGATTCGCGTCGGCAATTTATTCGGAATTCCCTTCAACGTACATCCAACCTGGTTCTTTGTCCTGGCTTGGGTGACGGTGAGTTATGGCAGTGGACTAGCGGCTCAATTTCCCGGACTCGGCGGGGGATTACCCTGGCTACTGGGATTAATTGCGGCGCTGCTGTTGTTTGCATCCGTCTTGGCGCACGAACTGGGACACAGTTTTGTTGCCATCAAGCAGGGAATTGAAGTTAAATCTATCAACTTATTTCTGTTTGGTGGTCTCGCCAGCTTAGAAAAAGAATCAAAGACCCCAGCAGGAGCATTCTGGCTGGCGATCGCAGGGCCTTTAGTCAGTTTGGCGCTGTTTGGTCTCATTAGCGCGATTGGCTTTACCACGAGCATTTCCGGGCCGTTTGGAGCAATCCTCGGAGTGCTGGGTTACGTCAACTTAGTGCTGGCGCTGTTTAACCTGATTCCTGGCTTGCCCCTGGATGGTGGGAATATCCTCAAGGCGTTGGTTTGGAAGATCACCGGCAATCTTTATAAAGGTGTCGTGTTTGCGGGTCGCGCCGGTCAAGTCATTGGTTGGATAGCGATCGCTTCTGGTCTGGTTCCGTTACTATTAGGCGGCGGTCTTAACTTCTGGAACTTGTTAATCGGTTGGTTCCTACTGCAAAACGCGGGTCGAGCAACCCAAGCTGCCAGAGTGCAAGAACAACTAGCCGCTTTGACCGCAGAAGATGCAGTCATGACCGATAGCCCAATTGTTTCTGAGTCGCTTTCCCTGAGAGAGTTTGTTAACGAGTTCATCATTGGCAAAAGCGAAGCGTCGCGGTTCTTAGTGACCAATGAAGAGGGACAATTAGTGGGCGCGATCGCAGTTGACGATCTCAAAGCCGTCCCGACTTCACAGTGGACTGAAATATCAGTCGCACAGCTAACAAAACCCGTTGAATTCTCTACAACCGTTAAATCTGATCAATCGTTACTAGAAGTGGTGACACTGCTAGAACAAGAAAAGCTTACTCAGCTTCCCGTCATTCGTGAAAACGGGGTGCTAGTGGGACTTCTGGAAAAAGCTTCGATTCTCAACTTACTCCAGAGAAGAGCGCAAGCTAATCCTGCTTAA
- a CDS encoding 2TM domain-containing protein, whose translation MPVSETQITRSYNQEEIQQILQIAIARQTDDTEFTREQLLEIASELEISPECLQVAEQQWQAKQGEIQKRQDFNLYRRSRLQKQAGKYTVINSFLMLLNIVNAGQLSWSLYIALFWGLGLGLNALNTFQSGGEDYEKAFQKWYRQYQLKQSLTTVWDKVLKAWQT comes from the coding sequence ATGCCCGTCTCCGAAACTCAAATCACCCGCTCCTACAATCAAGAAGAGATTCAGCAAATTCTCCAGATAGCGATCGCGCGTCAAACTGACGACACAGAATTTACCCGCGAACAGCTACTGGAAATCGCCTCTGAATTAGAAATCTCTCCAGAGTGCCTTCAGGTGGCAGAACAGCAGTGGCAAGCCAAACAGGGAGAAATCCAAAAGCGGCAGGATTTTAATCTCTACCGGCGCAGCAGATTACAGAAACAAGCTGGCAAATATACAGTTATCAATTCGTTTTTGATGCTGCTGAATATCGTGAATGCTGGTCAGCTTTCTTGGTCTTTATATATCGCCCTATTCTGGGGATTAGGTCTGGGGCTTAATGCTTTGAATACCTTTCAATCTGGAGGCGAAGATTACGAAAAAGCCTTTCAGAAATGGTATCGTCAGTACCAATTGAAACAATCACTGACCACTGTTTGGGATAAGGTTCTCAAAGCTTGGCAGACTTAA
- a CDS encoding DoxX family protein → MEKYIPLIGRAFLAAIFLKSGFDKITGFSGTQQFMASKGLPLTALLLVAAIILELAGGLSILLGYKARWGAIALIIFMIPATLIFHTDFADRMQVNAFMKNLAIIGGLLMVYYIGSGPISLDEQMASKRSD, encoded by the coding sequence ATGGAAAAATACATCCCCCTCATAGGACGGGCTTTCTTAGCCGCCATTTTTTTAAAGTCTGGCTTTGACAAGATTACGGGCTTTAGTGGCACGCAACAGTTTATGGCTAGCAAGGGCTTACCCCTGACAGCACTGTTGCTCGTTGCGGCAATTATTCTTGAATTGGCTGGCGGATTATCAATATTGCTTGGTTACAAAGCGCGTTGGGGAGCGATCGCACTAATTATCTTTATGATTCCGGCTACGCTAATTTTTCACACCGATTTTGCCGACCGAATGCAAGTAAATGCCTTCATGAAAAACTTAGCAATTATCGGCGGATTGCTCATGGTGTACTATATTGGCTCTGGGCCAATTAGTTTGGACGAGCAGATGGCATCTAAGCGTTCTGATTAG
- a CDS encoding NAD(P)/FAD-dependent oxidoreductase encodes MKPRWIENSVDVLVVGAGHNGLVAALLLARQGLKVLVVEAKDVIGGACRTEHPFQIAPNLGTSTGAYLLGLMPPELIRLLDVDIPVIRRDPHYFLPTTDKRYLLFGSNQEEMKRQFVSFFSEADWQANEALQNELAQMRDDIAPTWLEEPLSIEETAQRYVRPELRQVFINLCRKSVGEYLDRFNFKSDLVKAMYAVTDGFSGLYGTWDTPGTGMNFLIHNMCRLPGSDRTWMIVKGGMGTVTNRLAEAARKAGVQIETGRGVTQILLSRGVAKGVVFQDGTEINATTTIVNADPFRLRQLVGAENLPMEYNSRLDAYQKDGSTFKVNLCLRGLPEFTCLPQNCGQYGTTIHLLPDEKEVMGMLHRAFADVQAGRLPEFPAIEWYIHTTLDPSLQDASGHHNSALFVQWVPYELQGTTWEKEESRYVKHLLSICDRFAPGTSQLVQDVFALHPQKIEQHFGLTRGHIHHIDNSFGFADRLPYVTPIQGLYSASAGCHPAGSVIGAAGHNAAMRVIQDMAE; translated from the coding sequence ATGAAACCACGTTGGATCGAGAATTCTGTAGATGTACTGGTGGTGGGTGCTGGACATAACGGTTTGGTGGCAGCCTTGTTATTGGCACGTCAGGGGCTAAAGGTTCTAGTAGTGGAAGCAAAGGATGTTATTGGCGGTGCCTGCCGCACTGAGCATCCGTTTCAAATAGCACCCAATTTAGGCACTTCGACGGGTGCGTATTTGTTAGGGTTGATGCCACCGGAATTAATTCGTCTTCTTGATGTGGACATCCCGGTGATTCGGCGCGATCCGCACTACTTTTTGCCCACAACTGACAAGCGTTATTTGCTATTTGGCTCAAACCAAGAAGAGATGAAACGGCAGTTTGTATCGTTCTTCTCGGAAGCAGATTGGCAAGCAAACGAAGCGCTACAGAATGAACTTGCCCAGATGCGTGACGATATTGCCCCCACTTGGTTAGAGGAACCGCTTTCGATTGAAGAAACGGCTCAACGGTATGTGCGCCCAGAATTGCGCCAAGTCTTTATTAATCTCTGCCGCAAGTCAGTCGGAGAATATCTCGACCGATTTAATTTCAAAAGCGACTTAGTAAAGGCAATGTATGCCGTGACGGATGGGTTCTCAGGATTGTATGGTACCTGGGATACTCCCGGTACTGGGATGAATTTTCTCATCCACAATATGTGTCGGCTACCGGGTAGCGATCGCACTTGGATGATCGTAAAGGGTGGAATGGGTACGGTGACGAATCGCCTTGCGGAAGCGGCAAGAAAAGCCGGAGTACAAATTGAAACCGGGCGAGGCGTTACCCAGATTCTCCTCTCACGAGGTGTTGCTAAAGGGGTGGTTTTTCAGGATGGCACTGAAATCAACGCTACGACAACCATTGTCAACGCCGATCCTTTCCGCTTGCGCCAGCTAGTTGGGGCTGAGAATTTGCCGATGGAATACAACTCCCGACTCGATGCTTATCAGAAGGATGGTTCAACGTTTAAGGTGAATCTGTGTTTGCGCGGACTGCCTGAGTTTACCTGCCTGCCCCAAAATTGCGGTCAGTACGGCACGACAATTCACCTTTTACCGGATGAAAAAGAGGTGATGGGGATGTTGCATCGTGCTTTCGCTGATGTGCAGGCAGGGCGCTTACCTGAATTTCCCGCAATAGAGTGGTATATCCATACCACCCTCGATCCCTCTCTACAGGATGCCTCCGGGCACCACAATTCGGCGCTATTTGTGCAGTGGGTGCCTTATGAATTGCAAGGAACCACCTGGGAGAAGGAGGAAAGCCGCTATGTTAAGCATTTGTTGTCAATTTGCGATCGCTTCGCCCCCGGCACCTCACAATTAGTCCAAGATGTGTTCGCCCTGCATCCCCAGAAAATTGAGCAGCACTTCGGCTTAACTCGCGGGCATATCCACCACATTGACAACTCTTTCGGCTTCGCTGACAGATTGCCTTACGTTACTCCCATTCAAGGGCTATACTCTGCTAGTGCAGGCTGTCACCCAGCAGGTTCGGTGATTGGTGCGGCGGGGCACAATGCCGCCATGCGCGTAATTCAAGACATGGCGGAGTGA